The bacterium genomic sequence CTCCGCGCCCGGCGGCCGTCCGGAGGGCAGGTCGAGGTACTGCTGCTGCGCTCGATGGTAGGTGGCATGTGGGAGGCGCTTGTCCGCCCCGGCCGCAAGATCCGGCATGGGGCGCGGCTGGTGTTCGCGCCCGGTGTGCTCGAAGGCGTGGTCGGCGACCGTACGGCCACCGGAACCCGACTGATCATGCTTGAGCACGAAGGGGACGCACTCTCCATTTTGCAACGGATCGGCGAGATGCCGACGCCGCCGTACATTGCGGGAACGCTCGCGGATCCTCTAGATTACCAGACGGTCTACGCGAGGGCGTGGGGCGCCGTCGCGGCGCCGACCGCGGGACTGCACTTCACGAACGCATTGCTGGCGGAGATCCGGCGGCGCGGCGTGGACATCGTGTGCCTCACCCTGCACGTGGGGCTCGGGACGTTTCGCCCGGTCAAGGTAGAGGACATCGCGCGCCACCAGATGGACGCGGAAGCGTACGAGATCGCACCGGCGGCCGCCGAGGCCATCAATCGCGCCCGGCGGCAGGGAGGCCGGGTCGTTGCGGTGGG encodes the following:
- the queA gene encoding tRNA preQ1(34) S-adenosylmethionine ribosyltransferase-isomerase QueA, which codes for MRLSDFDFALPPELIAQTPARPRDAARLLVLHRATGGLIHRGFRDLPEYLRPPDILVLNDTKVLPARLRARRPSGGQVEVLLLRSMVGGMWEALVRPGRKIRHGARLVFAPGVLEGVVGDRTATGTRLIMLEHEGDALSILQRIGEMPTPPYIAGTLADPLDYQTVYARAWGAVAAPTAGLHFTNALLAEIRRRGVDIVCLTLHVGLGTFRPVKVEDIARHQMDAEAYEIAPAAAEAINRARRQGGRVVAVGTTCVRALESAAGGDGAVRPGRGSTNLFITPGYRFGAVDAIVTNFHLPRSTLVMLASAFAGRERLLRAYAEAIREHYRFYSFGDAMLIL